A genome region from Setaria italica strain Yugu1 chromosome III, Setaria_italica_v2.0, whole genome shotgun sequence includes the following:
- the LOC101756739 gene encoding protein Smaug homolog 2-like, translating into MDDHAGGPHDHRPSPPPSSDAGKRRRVPNVRLAGSVPPPSHLPHPRRVPIVPATRSRIPLHLQQPHQHTNHHQIPSADPPQTLPKPPADSGDDLVLAAAFPRKPRVPAGPAAAGKANGRAEGTDTETETEEYEEAGEEVADVAGWLWGMGMGRYAAAFQAHEVDAAVLPCLTMDDLRDMGIGAVGARRKLFCAIQRLTPPPPARR; encoded by the coding sequence ATGGACGACCACGCCGGCGGGCCCCACGACCaccgcccctcgccgccgccgtcgtcggacgCCGGCAAGCGGCGGCGCGTCCCCAACGTCCGCCTCGCGGGCTCCGTCCCGCCCCCCTCCCACCTCCCGCACCCGCGCCGCGTCCCCATCGTCCCCGCCACCAGGTCCCGCATACCCCTGCACCTCCAGCAACCGCACCAGCACACCAACCACCACCAAATCCCCTCTGCTGACCCGCCCCAAACCCTCCCAAAACCCCCCGCCGACAGCGGCGACGacctcgtcctcgccgccgccttcccccgCAAGCCGAGGGTTCCGGcggggccagcggcggcggggaaggcaAACGGAAGGGCGGAGGGGACGGACacggagacggagacggaggagtacgaggaggcgggggaggaggtggccgatGTGGCGGGGTGGCTGTGGGGGATGGGGATGGGCCGCTACGCGGCGGCGTTCCAGGCGCACGAGGTGGACGCCGCGGTGCTGCCCTGCCTCACCATGGACGACCTCCGGGACATGGGCATCGGCGCCGTCGGGGCGCGCCGCAAGCTCTTCTGCGCCATCCAGAGGCTcaccccgcctccgccggcacGGAGGTGA